In Thermococcus sp., the genomic window AGTCCAAGCAGTTTTTCAGGGACTTCAACCACCACTGTACCGTTCCGGTAATCGCTGCAGACGTTTCTGTGGCTGATGCCCACCCTTTTCGTCGGACAGTAAACGGTCAGAACACCGTTCTCAAGGCTGACGTTTATCGGCAGGTTGCTCTTAACAGTGATTTTGCTCACGTTGGTGCCAACGATCGAGACGTCACCGACCACCTCTCTGACCTTCAGCGCGGAGGCGTTGAACTCCCCGAACTTAACGACCTTTCCAGCGGTCTTCTTCGGCGTTGCCCCACCTATGCTGATGTCTCCCCTGACGGCCAGAACCGCCACCAGTGCGCCGACCATGAGAATTATGAGGGTCACACCAAGCAGCGCACCAAACAATCCTCCCCTCCTGCGCATGCACTCCACCAATGAAAATATCATCATGTTTCCGTATAAAGTTTACGCCCAACAAGAGTCACAAAGAAAAGTTGAAGGTCAGCGGAGGAGCTTGACGAACTCCCTCATCCAGGCGTAGAGGTCGCCGGGGTGTCTTGAGCTGACCCAGTTGCCGTCGACGACTACCTCCTCGTTCACCCATTCGGCGCCGGCGTTCTTCACGTCGTCCCTGATGGTTACGGTGCTAGTGCCCTTCCTGCCCTTCAGGACACCAGCTGAAATGAGTATCTGCGGCCCGTGGCAGATGCTCGCCACCGGCTTTCCAGCCTCGAACATCTTTCTGGTTATCTCGATGGCCTTCTCGTTGAGCCTGACTATCTCGGGCGCCTTCCCGCCGGGAAGGACGAGGGCGTCGAACTCGTCCGGGTCAACCTCCTCAAAGGCAAGGTCAACGTTGACGGAGTAGCCGTGCTTGCCCGTTATCTTGCCCCTCTCAAAGCTAGCCACGTAGACCTCGTGTCCCTCCTCCTTTATCCTGTGGAGGGGGTAGATAAGCTCCAGGTCTTCAAAACCGTCGGCACTAAGAAACAGCACCTTCATCTCAAACACCTCCATCCAAACGCTTAGAGGGAAATAGAAAAGGGGCACTTATAAGGCTTTTTGGACATAAATGGTCAGAGGGGGAGTTCGGTCGTTTCTTTATGAACCTTGAGGACTACCATCGTGTGGGTCGCCACGACGCCGTCGATTTCACCTATCGTGTCAAGGAACTCGTTAAGCTCCTCGCTCCCCCTGGTTCTTATTTTGACGAGCATGTCGTAATCGCCGGTGGTCTCGAAAATCTCTACTATCTCCGGGTACTTTTTGAGCTCACTCGCCACGTAGGAGTACTTCCCGGCCTTGGCCTTTATCAGTATGAACGCCAGGATCTTAAAGCCGAGGGAATCCGGGTCGAGTATCACGGTGAACTTTCTTATTATGCCCCGCTCCTTCAGCTTCTTAATCCTCTCGTAAACGGTCGATTCGGCGAGATTGACCTCTTTGGATATCTCCCTCAGGGGCGTTCTGCTGTTCTTTTGGAGTATGGAGAGGATCTTCCTGTCTATATCGTCCAAACCGGTTCGCATGAGCATCACCGCCGGTAAAAAATTTTCGAAAGGTTTTATAAACTTGCCGATTTCCATGAACCATACTTTTATAAAACGCCTTTCGCCTTTTACTTCAGAACTTCTGGGAGGGCCAGCGATGCCAACCAACGTGACAGCAGAGTACCTTGCGGCGGAGGAGGAATACAGGAACGCCAAGACTATCCCGGAGAAGATACGGGCCCTCGAAAAGATGTACGCCACAGTCCCCAAACACAAAGGAACGGAAAAGCTCCGGCTCCAGATAAAGAGGAAGCTCGCCGAGCTGAGGAAGGAGCTGGAGAAGCAGAGGCAGATGCGCAAAGGCGGTGGCGGCCCGTCGATGGCAGTCAGAAAAGAGGGCGCGGCACAGATAGTTCTCGCGGGACTTCCGAACGTTGGCAAAAGCTCGCTCATGAAGGCCCTCACCAACGTTGACATAGACGTCGCGGACTACGCGTTCACGACGGTCGAGCCTATTCCGGGCATGATGCACCATAAAGACGTCCAGATACAGCTCGTTGAGGTTCCCGGTCTCGTCGAGGGCGCAGCCCTTGGAAAGGGCATGGGGCCGCAGCTGCTGAGCGTCATAAGGAACGCGGACGCGATAGCCATCGTGGTTGACCTCTCCCAGGATCCAGTAAAGCAGATGGAGATTCTCCTCAAGGAGTTTGAAAGGGCAGGGATAAAGCTGAACAAGCGCCGCCCGAGGGTGGAGATCAAGAGAACCGCCATGGGCGGAATCGTGATCAACGGCCAGGAGAACATCAAGGGGGACATAGGCGAAGTCATGAAGATGCTCCGAGAGGAGAGGATACACTCCGCCGAGATAACCGTCAAGGAGCCGGTTACGCTTGAGGAGTTCGCCGACGCCCTGGATGAGAGCCTCGTCTGGAGGCGTGCCATAATCATCGCCAACAAGGGCGACGCCCCGGGGAGCAAGGAGAACTACGAGAAGCTCGTTGAGGCCTACGGAGACAGGTTCAAGATAATCCCAGTCTCGGCTAAGAGGAAGATTCAGCTGGACAAGCTCAAGGACGAGCTCTACGAGCTGGCCGGAATCATTCGCGTCTTCACCAAGAGCCCCGGAGAGGAGCCGGCCTACCCACCGGTGCCGCTGAAGAAGGGCTCGACGGTTATGGACCTGGCCGAGAGGATACACAAGGACTTCGCCAGGAACTTCCGCTACGCCCGCGTATGGGGCAAGAGCGTCAAGTTCCCTGGCCAGCGTGTTGGGGCCGACCACGTGCTTGAAGATGGGGACATAGTGGAGATCCACGCCCGCTAGCGGCAGAACGGCCCCCTGCACTTTCTCCCGTTCTTCCCGACGAGGTTCTCAAGGCTGAACTCCCTTCCGTCGAGGCTGTCCATAAGGAACTTCTCGCCGTCCCTCTCGAAAATCCAGAACACCTTGTAGGCCCGGGCATCGCGAACTATCTCTATCCTCGGAAGCCACCAGGAGACAACCCTTGAGTTCCCCCAGGTTATCGCGCTCTCGAAGGCTTTCATCCTGGCCTCCTCGTAGTCGACCAAGGGTTCCATGGTCTTTTTCTCATCCACATCCCATTCTTGGAGGTCTATAAAGCCGTCCCCACGCTCGGCTCCCAGGCGGTAGAGGTCTACATAGGCAAAGTAGTCAAAAACCCGGTCGCTTCTGCCCAGCCGCCTGTAGAACAGCCTCAAATGGAATATGTGGTACGGGTACAGCACAAAATCTGGATTTGAAACGTCCTCCGGTTTGAATATCGGCCTCATGACCATGACCCTCATATTCCATCCCTGTCATTGTTCATCAAATATGTTATTAACTGTTACCATTTATTTGTCACAATATCCCAACATCCCGTTCCTAACCGGGAACTGTTAAACCAATATGTTTATATTTTAGTGCACCTATATTGTGGACTGATGTCCCTTAATTCACACCGATGTATCGAGGTGAAGTAAAATGGGCTTGAGTGGTTCGGCCTGGGCAACCCTGTTGGTGCCCACTCTTTTGGGAATTTTGACGATGCTACTGTACGGCTACTGGGACAGAATAACCGGCAAGGAATACTATGTTGACGACGAGATTCTGGCCTACGACGAAGACCTTATGACAACGCTTAGGGAGGAGGGTAAGGTATGAACAGCGGGATACTTTTCGGTTTTCTGGTGTATCTCGCGCTGCTTGCTTACATAGGCTGGTGGGCCAACAGATACACCAAGACAGAGGATCAGTACTTCGTTGGAGGCAGGAGGGTTCACGTTTTAGCGGCCACCCTCTCGGACAAGGCCAGCGACTTCTCCGGCTGGCTGATGCTCGGTTATCCGGGTGCTGCCTTTTCCAGCGGTCTCGGTGCCTTCTGGGCGGCCATCGGCTGTCTCTTCGGTACCCTCGCCGATTATGTCCTCATAGGCCCGAGGCTGAGAATCTACGCTGGTAAATTCAGGGCGATAACAGTCCCGGACTACCTGGAGGCAAGGCTCAAAGACGACACCAAGCTGATAAGAATCCTGAGCGCACTGATAATAGTCATATTCATGACCGCCTATGTTGCCGCGCAGTTCACCGCCGGAGGAAAGACCTTCGCAGAGGGCTTCGGCATAAGCGACAACATGGGAATCCTCATCACCGTCATCATACTGACGGCCTATGTTATCACGGGTGGATTCTTTGCGGTCGTCTGGACCGACGTCGTTCAGGCAATGTTCATGCTGCTGACCCTGATAATCGTCCCGTTCCTGGCACTCTCTGAGATAGGGGGCTTTGAGAGGGCAACCCAGATAATAGGCAGCGCCGACCCGGCGAAGCTCCATCCGTTTGGTGGTGCCACCGGAATAGCAGCACTGGTCTTCGCAATAGGCTACGCCTCGTGGATAGTCGGCTATCTCGGCCAGCCCCACATAGTCACCCGTTACATGAGCGTTGAGGATCCGAGGAAGCTCAGGAGGCCGGGTATATTCATCAGCGGCACGTGGACGATAATCGTCCTCTGGGGTGCGTTCTTTGCTGGATTCCTTGGATTTGCCATGTATCAGGCTGGGATACTGCAGGTCAGCGATCCTGAGAAGGTGATCCCCGCCATGGCGGTTGAGCTCATGCCGAGCTGGCTGGCGGGCTTCGTCATAGCAGGTATAATCTCGGCCGTCATGAGTACCGCGGACTCACAGCTGCTGGTGGCTTCCTCGGCAATAGCCAGGGACTTCTACCACAAGGTCCTCGGCAAAGAGCTGGGCAAGAAGCAGATGGTGAACATATCAAGGCTCGTCGTTGCCGGCGTCGCCCTCGTCGGTCTGTGGTTTGCCATCAGCGGCCCGAAGGTCATCTACCAGATGGTCGCAACGGCCTGGGGAGGTCTGGCCGTCGGCTTCGGCCCGATACTCACCCTGAGCCTCTGGTGGAAGAGGGCAACCAAGGAGGGAGCAATAATCGGCATGGCCTACGGTCTCATCAGCGAGGTAATCCTTGAGGCCAAGATATACGGCTGGGCGTTCAACCCGGACGCTCCGGGCTTCTTTGGAACGATCGGCGGCTGGTTCAACGGCATACCGGTGTTCTTCATCAACTTCTTCGTGACGCTGGTGGTCATAATAATCGTCAGCCTCCTCACCAAGCCACCAGAGGACGTGGTCAAGCTCCACGAGGAGATATTCAAGAAGGTTCCCATCGAGGGGGCCGGCAGGAAGAGCATCACTGAGACCAGAGCCAAGAGCCAGGTGGAGAACGTCGCCGAGTTCGTCCTCACCAGGGGGCTCGCCTGACCCCTCCCCTTTTTTCTCCGCTGTTTCCTGCGCCGTTCCATCCCAAAAGGCCAACCCATGGTTTTAAACCATTTTTGGCCAACCTAACGTTTATAAGCATCTCCGTTCACATATGAACGTACGTCAGAGTTTTTGAGGTGGGAGCATGAGACCGCTCGACCTGACCGAGAAAGACCCTTCTAGGAGGGTTACAATCTATTTTGAAGGCCAACCTCTGGAGGCCTACGAGGGAGAAAAGCTCACCGTTGCTCTCCTGGCCAACGGCATCTACTGGCTCACCACCAGCACTGAGGGCAGAAAGCGCGGCGCCTTCACCTTCGGCCCTGTCCCTGTGGTTCTCAACGGTGTCAAGAACATCAACGGAAGAAAGACCAAGGTCAAGGACGGCATGAGGATAGAGCGCCAGAACTACGGGGAGTTCCAGGAGACGGTTGAGATCGACGAGGGCACGCCCGTCGAGAGGCTGGTAGTTGACGTGGCGGTCATCGGAGGCGGCCCTGCCGGAATAGGGGCAGTGCTTGAGGTTCAGGAACATCTAACCGCCGCGATAATCGAGGAGAAGGGCTGGCTCGGGGGAGACCTGTGGCTCAAGGGCCTGCCCCAGGAGGGGTTCGGCGACCCGAAGAGGGCCGTTAAAGAGCTCACCGGAAAGTTCAACGAGAACGTCAGGGTTTTCAAGGGCACGATAGCCCTCGGTGTCTTTGACAAGGGCGAGTACTTCCTGGTGCCGATAGTCACCGGGAAGAACCAGCTCATCGAGCTGATGGCCAAGCGCGTCGTTCTGGCCGTCGGTGCGGTTGACAACATCCTCCTCTTTGAGAACAACGAGTTTCCAGGTGTCTTCAGGCGCGATTTTGCCCTCGAAGTCATGAACGTGTGGGGCGTCGCTCCCGGAAGGAAGGTCGCCGTGGTGGGGAGCAGGCCTGAGGACATCGTTCCGGAGCTGGAGCGCTGGGGAATCGAGTACGTGGTGGTGCCCAACCCAAAGCGCGTTGAAGGGAAGGAGAAAGTTGAGAGGCTCATCGACATGAACGGGCACGTTTACGAGGTCGATGCCGTCATCGTGTCCGATGGGAGGAGGCCGGACATCAACCCGATAACCCAGGCCGGTGGAAAGCTGAAGTTCAAACGCGGCTACTACATGCCCGTCCTCGACTCCCAGCACAGGATAAGGGACGGCATATACGTCGCAGGGAGCGCCGTCAGCATAAAGCCCCACTACGCCAACTACCTGGAGGGAAGGCTCGTCGGGGCGTACATCCTCAGGGAGTTTGGATTTGAGTCAAGTCCATGCCTTTACGAGGAGAGGCTGAAGGAGTACGAGCCCGACTCCATAACCGTCCACAGGATAGATTTTGAGAGCTTCAACCTTGAAGACGTCCAGATATGCGGCTGCGACGTCTCCCTGAAGAAGGTGGACGACGTGGTCAGGAGCGGAATAACCGACCTTCAGATAATCAAGCGCCTGACACACCTAGCGATGGGCTTCTGCCAGGGGCGCTTCTGCCTCTTCAACGGAGCCGTGGTCGTCTCGCAGAGGACGGGCTCTGACATGAGCCGCATCGACCTCCCAGTGGCAAGGCCGCCGCTGAAGAACGTCAGGATGAAGGTCACCGCCGAGGGGGTGGATGAGTATGCCGAGTAAAGAGCTCCCCGAGAGGAGCGAGATAGTCATCATCGGCGGGGGGATAGTTGGAGTAACCCTCGCCCACGAGCTGGCCAGGCGCGGTGAGGAGGTTACAGTCATTGAAAAGCGTTTCATTGGCTCCGGCTCTACCTTCCGCTGCGGAACGGGCATAAGGCAGCAGTTCAACGACGAGGCCAACGTCCAGGTCATGAAGCGCTCCGTCGAGCTGTGGAATCGCTATAGTGAGGAGTACGGCTTCTCCTTCGAGCAGACCGGCTATCTCTTCCTGCTCTACGACGACGATGAGGTCGCGGAGTTCAAGGAGAACATAGCCATACAGAACCGCTTTGGGGTTCCGACCAGGCTCATAACGCCGGAGGAGGCGAAGGAGATAGTGCCGCTCCTCGACACCAGCGAGGTCATCGCGGCGTCGTGGAATCCAACGGACGGAAAGGCAGACCCCTTCTACGCCACCGCCGCCTTCGCCCTCAACGCCGAGCGCTTCGGGGCCAGGCTGGTCGAGTACACCGAGGTCAAGGACTTCCTCATAGAAAACGGCGAGATAAGGGGCCTCAAGACAAGCAGGGGGACGATAAAGACCGGAATAGTAATCAACGCCACCAACGCCTGGGCCAAGCTCATCAACGCGATGGCCGGGATAAGGACGAAGATACCAATAGAGCCCTACAAGCACCAGGCCGTCATCACGCAGCCCATAAGGAAGGGAGCCATCAGGCCGATGGTCATATCCTTCAAGTACGGTCACGCTTACCTCACCCAGACGGCCCACGGCGGCGTCGTCGGCGGCGTCGGCTACGAGCTCGGCCCGACCTACGACCTCAACCCGACCTACGAGTTCATGCGCGAGGTCAGCTACTACTTCACCAAGATAATCCCCGCCCTGAGGGAGCTTCTTATACTCAGAACATGGGCTGGCTACTACGCCAAGACGCCGGACAGCAACCCGGCGATAGGAAAGATAGAGGAGCTGAGCGACTACTACATAGCGGCGGGCTTCAGCGGTCACGGCTTCATGATGGCTCCAGCTGTGGCAGAGATGGTAGCGGACCTGGTAACGAAGGGCAGGACGGATCTTCCGGTCGAGTGGTACGACCCGTACCGCTTCGAGAGGGGCGAGCTGCGCGGAGAAGCGCTGCAGATGGGGTGACTTCGTCATCTCCAAAATTTTTCAGTTTTTCTTTTGACGGATCTGTTCCAAGCTCACCATTGAGTGCTCTGAAGCCGGAGGTTGGGAGGCAAAACCATAGTGATTTCATCAGGAACGATCCCAAAGTGTTCTGCTATTCCGTAGCTCGACCCGGGATAACAATCCTTAAATAATAGACCCCCCATGTAACATGGGGGGACCTCTCAATGTTGTTCAGCAGAGTAAAGAATTCAAGGAACGATATGTTTGACCGTGAGTACGAGTTTGAAAGGATAATCTCGGCTATAGACGATGGAGTACCGCTTATAGTCCTGACGGGGATTCGTCGCGTGGGCAAGACTACCCTCGTTAGAGTTCTTCTTAACGAAATAGACATGGCGGGTGGTTACATAGATGCAAGGAAACTCTGGAGCATCCATGCGAACATTCCGCCGGAGCTCATAAAGAAGGAGATAGCAAAATCGCTGGACGCGAGAAAAAGCTACGCTCCCGTCATGAGGCTTCTCCGCTCGCTTAAGAGCGTAACGATTGCAGGTTCAGGAGTTGAGTTCAAGGATAACGAGACCAACCTAATAGACATCCTCGACGACATCGAAAAGAGCGGGGAGAGGACTTTGATTGTCTTTGACGAAGCCCAGTACCTCCGTTACTCCAACTACGACTACACGGCCCTCTTCGCGTCCCTAAACGATAACTACGAGAACATCACCCTGATTCTCACCGGGTCGGAGATTCAAATACTTGAGGAGTTCCTCGGCTTTAACGACAGGTACTCCCCGCTCTACAAGAGGGAACACGAGATAGTCCATCTCGACCGCTTCAGCAGGAATGAGAGCCTGCAATACCTCAGAGAAGGATTCAGGGAAGTTGGGCTGGAAATTCCGGAGAACGAAATAGAGGACGCCGTTGAGGTTCTCGACGGCATCGTGGGATGGCTGAGGGAGTACGGATGGCTCCGCTACCGCGGGAGAAGTCACGGCGTTGCCATCGACGAGGTGTTCCAGAGGGCGAAGAGCGACATAATAGACGAGCTCTCAAGGTACTCCAAGCGATACCTCACGATAATGATGGCGGTGGCGGATGGCTATCTTTCGTGGTCATCGATAAAGGCCTACCTCGAGCGGGTAGAGGGGAAGAGAATAAACGACGGCTCTCTGAACACCGCCCTCAGGAACCTAATCCGATACGGTTACCTCGAAAAGCGGAGTGACGGTTACCACATAACCGACCCCGTCATCGAGAGGGCCCTAAGGCACGGGTAGCTGGAAGGGTAAATGAACTCCCACTTTCCCAAGCGAAACCCCTAAGTACTTCCACGCCGTACTAAGCCGGGTGGTGTCCGTTGCAGGCCAACGTCAACCTCGACACTCTTCTTGAGAAGATGAAGGCAGAGCTGGAGCGGGGGAAGGGTCTCAGCATAGTGAACTATTTCAAAAAGGCGGAAGAATGCCTTAAGATTGCAGAGCCGTTTATTCGAGAGAGAGAGAGAGCGGTAGAAGAAGCAGATGAAAAAAGATATTCAGTAACTATGGCCATATCCCTTTTAGGTGCCGCAGTGATAACTGTTGGTTCTATTTTGGAGGAAAATAACCCTCTTGTCGTGATTTTTAAGATAATCTTCTATGGTGGTCTACTAGCATTTCCTGCCCTCTTTTTTCTACTCCTGTTTATTTCTCCAGTCCTAATAAAACCCTCCGTGTCCGAGGACGAAACCAAGCAGAAGATAAACGACGCCCTAACCCAAAACGGCATAGATAAAGAGGAGTGCAGGAAGGTTCTGGAGCGTACAGTGGAGACGCTCAAGAAAAAAGATGGGCCTATAACGCTGGGTTTTGCCTTAACAGCGCCTATTCTGGAGAACGCCGTTAACTCACTGGAGAAGGGGAGTTTTGAAGAGGCCTCGGACCACTTCAAAAAGGCCAAGGAATCAATAGAACAGCTAAAGAAGAAGAGGATCCCCCAGAAATTTGATGACATCTCGAAGGAATTTAGCCGGTTATTGTGGGAAGAGAGTATTTACATCCGGCGTTATGGTCATTGGGAAACTTTCCATGAAACCCTCCCGAATGTCAAAGAACCCCTCTCTTTCGCCGCCCGCGCATGCGACGCCCTCTACCTCGGCGACGTCGAGAAGATGCGTGAACTGCTCAGCGAGGCCAGGGAAATGCTCGACGAGCGCGATAAGTTCGTCATAGGTGATGTTAAGTTCTTCAAGTACCTCTTCGAGTTCCACTACTTCCTGCTCAAAACGGTAGTTGAAGCCTACGAGGCCGAGACCGGGGCGGTAGCGAAGCTCACAGAGGAGCAGGCAAAGCGCTTCGCCGAGGCCAAGCCCGTTGAAGTCCCCACCACCGTTGAGAAGGTCTCCGTATCGGCTGACGAACCCGAGAGGGAGCTCTACCGCGGTGAGGTGCGCTTCAAGATGGGCGCGATGAGTCAAGAGCGTGTTGGAACGCTCGTCATAACGAACAAGAGACTGAAGCTCACAGGGAAGTACAGGCTGAGGGGGTATGTAGCCACGGTTGCAGTCAAGGCCGCTTTGAGGGCCGCAGGAATCGGGGAGGTCTACGAGGACATCCCGTTGAATGAGATAAGCTGGATTGAGCTGAAGAAGGCACTACTCGGTGGCTACTACCTTGAGTTCCGCGCGAGGGGCAAGAAGTTCACACTTTACACCGATGCCGCCCAGCACATTTACAACATCCTGAGGCAGTACAGCAACGCCTGAGTCTCGCTACCCTTAAATATTTCCGCCCTTATTCTTTTCTGGTGGAATCATGTACCGCGTTGATTCTCCCGGAAGGGTCAATCTGATTGGGGAGCATACGGATTACGCCCTCGGCTACGTCATGCCGATGGCAATAGACCTCTACACCGTCCTGCACGCCCAAAAGGACGAGGGGGTGAGAGTATACTCACAGATCTTCAGGGAGGTCAGGGAATTCGGCCTCGGTGAAATCAGAAAAGCCGGTGACTGGGCGGATTACGTCAGGGGAATATTCTGGGTTCTGATGGAGGAAGGGCACACCATCGGGGGGATGAAGGGAATCCTCGGCGGAGACCTTCCAATAGGTTCAGGATTAAGCTCCTCGGCGAGCCTTGAGCTGGCTGTTCTGGCTTTTCTCAACGAGGCCTACGAGCTGAACCTCCTGCCGGTGGAGATGGCCCTCTTAGCTCAAAAGGCTGAGAACGAGTTCGTTGGAGTGCCCTGCGGGATACTCGATCAGTTCGCGGTCGTCCACGGAAAGAGGGGGCACGTCATATTCCTCGATACCGACACGCTGGAGCACGAGTACATCAGGTTTCCCGAGGATGTGAGGGTTCTCGTGTTCTACACAGGGGTTAAGCGGGAACTCGCGGGATCAGCCTACGCCGAGAGGAGGAAAGTTGCCGAGGAAACGCTCCGCCTCCTGGGGAAGAGGACTTCGAAGGAGGTCGATGAGAGCGAACTCAGGAGCCTTCCCGCCCTCTACAGGCGCTTCTTTGGCTACATCGTGAGGGAGAACCGGCGCGTCCTTGAGGCGAGGGACGCCCTGCGGAGCGGCGACGTCAGGACCTTCGGAGAACTGATGACGGCCTCGCACTGGGATCTGGCGAGGAACTACGAGGTATCAAGTGAGGAACTGGACTTCTTCGTAAGAAGGGCGATAGAGCTCGGTGCCTACGGGGCGAAGCTTACCGGAGCTGGCTTTGGAGGGTCAGCGGTGGCCATAGTGCCCGAGGAGATGGCCCTGGACGTGGCGATGAGGGTCACTGACGAATACGTGAGGCACTTCAACTGGGAGCCGGACTACCACCTCGTCACCCCGAGCGACGGGGTAAGCGTGAGGAGGGTCTGAGTTGCTCGCTCTCCTCCTCCACGGCAACCTCCAGTACGCGGAGATACCGAAGGCGGAGATAGGAAGGGTCATCGAGAAGGCATACAGGCCCGTAATCTCCACCCTTCTCAAAAGGGAAATCCCCTTCGCCCTCAACGTCACCGGCTTCACGCTTGAACTTCTCCCGGAGGACGTCATCGGCCTGATAAGGGACGGGGTCTCCACCGGACTGATCGAGATAACCGGGACTGCCTACAGCCACGCGATACTCCCGCTCCTGAGCCTCGACAGGGTGGAGGCCCAGGTACAAAGGGACAGAAGCGTTAAGGAGGAACTCCTCGGAGTCTCCCCGAGGCTCTTCTTCCCGCCGGAGCTAGCCTACGACCCGATTCTGCCGGCCATACTCCGGGACAACGGCTACGAGGAGATATTCATCGACGGCGAGGCGCTGGTTCTCTCCGACCACCTCAACAGGGCGGTGAAGCCGGTGAAGCCTCTCTATCCCCACCTGATTAAGGCCCAGCGGGGCGAGGGAAACAGGTATCTTAACTACCTCCTTGGATTGAGGGAGCTGAAGCGCTCCCTCAAGCTCGTCTTTCCTGGGAAGGTTACGCTCGAGGCCGTGAAGGAGATAACAGGAATCCCGATCTGGGTGAACGTGAACACCGTCGTGATGCTCTCCGCCGGCAGGTTCCCGCTGATGAACCCGAGGAAGGGGGCAAAATGGCTTAAGAACCTCGATGACATAGTCCTCTACGGCACCGACATAGAGTTCCTGGGCTACCGCCCCCTGGCGGACTACCTGATAACCGCCGATTCTTTCCTGAAGGTCTTCGAGGCCCTCGGGAGGGAGGTGAAGCCGCCGAGCGAGCTCCCCCATTCCGGCAGGAGGCTCTACCTGAGGACTTCGAGCTGGGCGCCCGATAAGAGCCTCGACATCTGGAGGCTGGACGAGGGCAACGCGAGGCTGAACTTCCTCTCACGGGATGTGGCGGGAGAAAGGGCCTTCCTCGCGGAGAACAGTGACGCCCGGGGCTGGGAGCCCCTGCCCGAGAGGAGGCTCGACGCGTTTAGGGCCATCTACGAAGCCTGGAGGGGTGTAAATGAGGAATCTTAGAAACAGGCTTTCCATACTCCTTCTCGTCCTGATGGCGGCCTTTCTGATGGCCGACCAGAACCTTCTACCCCCCAACTACCAGCAGATAATGGCCGAGTTCGGGATAAGCGAGACCCAGATGGGCCTCGTCTCGACGATATTCGTCGCAACGAGCGCGCTGATAACGATAGTCTGGGGCTTCCTCTCCGACATCAAGGGCAGGAAGAAGCTCCTCGTCATCGGCGTCCTCATCGGTGAGATACCCTGCTTCCTGACTGCCTTCGTGGGCAACTACTACGAGCTGCTCCTCATGAGGCTCTTCACCGGCATCGGTGTCGGCTCGATAATCCCGATAGGCTACTCCCTGATAGCGGACATGTTCCCGAGCGAGGAGCGCGGAAAGGGCTACGCCTTCATACAGACCGCCTTCGGCTTCGGAACCCTCTTCGGAATGATAATGGCCGGCCTCATAGCCAGCTGGAGGCCGCCGTTCATAATAGCCTCCGTTCCCAACTTCATA contains:
- the pfpI gene encoding deglycase PfpI, translating into MKVLFLSADGFEDLELIYPLHRIKEEGHEVYVASFERGKITGKHGYSVNVDLAFEEVDPDEFDALVLPGGKAPEIVRLNEKAIEITRKMFEAGKPVASICHGPQILISAGVLKGRKGTSTVTIRDDVKNAGAEWVNEEVVVDGNWVSSRHPGDLYAWMREFVKLLR
- a CDS encoding Lrp/AsnC family transcriptional regulator encodes the protein MRTGLDDIDRKILSILQKNSRTPLREISKEVNLAESTVYERIKKLKERGIIRKFTVILDPDSLGFKILAFILIKAKAGKYSYVASELKKYPEIVEIFETTGDYDMLVKIRTRGSEELNEFLDTIGEIDGVVATHTMVVLKVHKETTELPL
- a CDS encoding GTP-binding protein, whose translation is MPTNVTAEYLAAEEEYRNAKTIPEKIRALEKMYATVPKHKGTEKLRLQIKRKLAELRKELEKQRQMRKGGGGPSMAVRKEGAAQIVLAGLPNVGKSSLMKALTNVDIDVADYAFTTVEPIPGMMHHKDVQIQLVEVPGLVEGAALGKGMGPQLLSVIRNADAIAIVVDLSQDPVKQMEILLKEFERAGIKLNKRRPRVEIKRTAMGGIVINGQENIKGDIGEVMKMLREERIHSAEITVKEPVTLEEFADALDESLVWRRAIIIANKGDAPGSKENYEKLVEAYGDRFKIIPVSAKRKIQLDKLKDELYELAGIIRVFTKSPGEEPAYPPVPLKKGSTVMDLAERIHKDFARNFRYARVWGKSVKFPGQRVGADHVLEDGDIVEIHAR
- a CDS encoding sodium/proline symporter; protein product: MNSGILFGFLVYLALLAYIGWWANRYTKTEDQYFVGGRRVHVLAATLSDKASDFSGWLMLGYPGAAFSSGLGAFWAAIGCLFGTLADYVLIGPRLRIYAGKFRAITVPDYLEARLKDDTKLIRILSALIIVIFMTAYVAAQFTAGGKTFAEGFGISDNMGILITVIILTAYVITGGFFAVVWTDVVQAMFMLLTLIIVPFLALSEIGGFERATQIIGSADPAKLHPFGGATGIAALVFAIGYASWIVGYLGQPHIVTRYMSVEDPRKLRRPGIFISGTWTIIVLWGAFFAGFLGFAMYQAGILQVSDPEKVIPAMAVELMPSWLAGFVIAGIISAVMSTADSQLLVASSAIARDFYHKVLGKELGKKQMVNISRLVVAGVALVGLWFAISGPKVIYQMVATAWGGLAVGFGPILTLSLWWKRATKEGAIIGMAYGLISEVILEAKIYGWAFNPDAPGFFGTIGGWFNGIPVFFINFFVTLVVIIIVSLLTKPPEDVVKLHEEIFKKVPIEGAGRKSITETRAKSQVENVAEFVLTRGLA
- a CDS encoding FAD-dependent oxidoreductase, whose protein sequence is MRPLDLTEKDPSRRVTIYFEGQPLEAYEGEKLTVALLANGIYWLTTSTEGRKRGAFTFGPVPVVLNGVKNINGRKTKVKDGMRIERQNYGEFQETVEIDEGTPVERLVVDVAVIGGGPAGIGAVLEVQEHLTAAIIEEKGWLGGDLWLKGLPQEGFGDPKRAVKELTGKFNENVRVFKGTIALGVFDKGEYFLVPIVTGKNQLIELMAKRVVLAVGAVDNILLFENNEFPGVFRRDFALEVMNVWGVAPGRKVAVVGSRPEDIVPELERWGIEYVVVPNPKRVEGKEKVERLIDMNGHVYEVDAVIVSDGRRPDINPITQAGGKLKFKRGYYMPVLDSQHRIRDGIYVAGSAVSIKPHYANYLEGRLVGAYILREFGFESSPCLYEERLKEYEPDSITVHRIDFESFNLEDVQICGCDVSLKKVDDVVRSGITDLQIIKRLTHLAMGFCQGRFCLFNGAVVVSQRTGSDMSRIDLPVARPPLKNVRMKVTAEGVDEYAE
- a CDS encoding FAD-binding oxidoreductase, translated to MPSKELPERSEIVIIGGGIVGVTLAHELARRGEEVTVIEKRFIGSGSTFRCGTGIRQQFNDEANVQVMKRSVELWNRYSEEYGFSFEQTGYLFLLYDDDEVAEFKENIAIQNRFGVPTRLITPEEAKEIVPLLDTSEVIAASWNPTDGKADPFYATAAFALNAERFGARLVEYTEVKDFLIENGEIRGLKTSRGTIKTGIVINATNAWAKLINAMAGIRTKIPIEPYKHQAVITQPIRKGAIRPMVISFKYGHAYLTQTAHGGVVGGVGYELGPTYDLNPTYEFMREVSYYFTKIIPALRELLILRTWAGYYAKTPDSNPAIGKIEELSDYYIAAGFSGHGFMMAPAVAEMVADLVTKGRTDLPVEWYDPYRFERGELRGEALQMG